The genomic DNA TAATAATCGTTGATGGCTATGTTATTTTAGAAGAAAAACATTTAGGTTTAGGTGGTTATTTATACCAAGCTTTAAAAGGTGAAATTCCGGTTGTAGGTATTGCTAAATCTGAGTTTGTATCTAAAACTTCGGTATTTAAAAAAGTATTTCGCGGTGAAAGTAAAAAACCATTATATGTCACATCTATTGGTATTGATAAAGATACAATTTGCAACGCCATAGAACGTATGCACGGAAACTACAGAATACCGACATTGCTACAAATTGTAGATACAAAAACTAAAGAAAACACTAATAAATAAAGTATTAAAGAGTTAAAATATGAATAAAGATTTAATCGTAGAAAACGTTAATCTGGCTGAGAATTTATTTACAAAACACTATAGCAATTTTATTAAAGAAAAACCAAGAACAGTTACTGTTGAAGATGAGGATTTTAAATTATTTAGTTTTGAGGAAATGATTACTCTTACAACTATAGATGGAATGGAAGTTAGTAAAGTTAGAGCCTTAAAAGCGTATGTAAATACTTTAAAAAGCATTTTAGGACCAACAGTATCCGATCAAAAAGGAAAACAGTGGTCTATGTTAATGTTATCTGCAAGTATTACTATTGGTAAAAATACAGAAGGTGATTTGTTGTTTATTGATAGGCATGATGGTAAAACGCTTTATATTTTTCGTCATGATGATGGCAGTTTATTTAAAACTAAAATGACGGTGTCTAAATTAATTAAAGCCTATTCTTAGATAAGACTAATTAATTCACAATTAAAAAGCCCAATTACAATAATGTAAAAGGGCTTTTTTTATAGTTGTGATTTTATTTATGGATAAATTAAATGTAATTAATTTAGAAAGCTTTAAGCAGACAAACTGTTTATTGCTTCCATTTTATTTAAAATTATAGGCACAAATAGAGCAAATTTTGCGTTGAATTCTTCTTGTGTTTTAGAAGTGTTTAAATTTTTACCCATAATCATCCAGGTATTAAATAGCGCTTCTTCTTGATTTTGTGTTTCGGTATCAATATTTAAAGACTTTATTAGCATGAAATTATCATCATGATTATAAAAACCTGTAGTACTTACAATCTCAAAAACAAGTTCAAAGATACTTCTGGTGTCTAATAATTCGTTAATTTTTATTTCAGTTTCTTTAGATGCGCTTATAGCATCAAAAACGTCTACCATTAAGTTTTGTACTCTGGCATTAGTACTAAAGTCTAAATATTTCAAAATCTTATAATTTATAAATTAAAGCGAATTGTTGCTACTATTGTTTTATTGTTGATTTAAAGGTACATGTCCTACAATACTTCCGTTTTTTACAACAAATAAAATGTTGGCAATTGGTGCATTACCATAACTGTCGTCATTCCAAGTATGATTATGTAAAAAAATAAATTTATTTAGTAAAGCTTTATCTGCATCATTAGCTATAACCATCATACATGAGCGTCTTGGTATTGAAACTAAAAGTGTTTCTGCATCAAGTAAACTATGCGCTTTTAACATGTGCGATTTACTCAAAATGCGTTCGCTTGAAAAACTTGGCCCACTAGAAGTTAGTACTTGATTTTGGAAGGCTTCAGAAATTTCAAACTCAGTAGTATAGTTTTCTAAGTTTTCAAAAGCTTCCTTTGTAATTTGCTTAGCATCCATGGTTTCTAAATGCTGCTTTGTTAAAAACACAAAGTTTTCTGGTGTATCCATACCGTAACCAACAACAACGCCATGAGCTTCACCTTCGGCAGGAATTAATGTAGAGCTTAATGCTCCTGCTTTTAAACCAACCCAATTGCTAGGTTTTAAAATAGGATATATTTTTTGATCGCTATTTTTAGTTTGTTCTACTATTTGTTCTATTTCTTCTGGTGTTTTTTCTGGACCGTGAATGGTATTACTCATAATAATTATGTTTAATTGTTTTAAACAAAATTATTGAAGAAATTAATTTTTTTTATCACGGTATTCAGCCATTTAATTATTTAAAAAACTAGTGTTTATAATGGTCTTATTGTTTTAAAATTTTACCAATATGTGCCTACTAAAAATGTGAGTCTTATAAAGGCAATCACACTATTAGATGTTAAGTTTAAAGGCGTTGATAAATCGGTTATTTCTTCATCATCCACAAAAACCACAAACAATCCATCTTTAAATGCTAACAATATATTGTTTATTGCATCTTGTTGGTTAGCTAGTGTTTTATTATAAATTTCTCCAAAATCTACTTTACCATTTTGTGCTTGTTCTTCTATTTGCGATGGACTTAAAAAACCCACTACGTTTACTTCTAACCGTTTGTTATTAAATGCTTCTACTTGTTGTTTTACACAAGTAATTAATAAGTGCTCTAACGTTTTAGGTGTTTCGTCTAGCGTAAACTGTACTTGTTTTACTTTTTTCTTACCAAGTTTTTTTAATTGTAACTGGAGTTCCATGGTTTGCTGTGTTTTGCGTTAGCGATTGTCGTGGAAAGCCCACAGTGCGATAGCGCGAGGACTTGTAACAGAAAGCGCGACCTTGCCTAAGCAAGGTAACGCCCTAATGTTATTATTAACTATTAATTTGAGCCAAAATGGTTGGATCTTGGATTTTATTGTCTTCTGAAAGTAGTTTCATTTTAGAAATAATTTCGGCAGATTTTGGATCTTCATCAACAAAAGGTAAAAATAGTCGTCCACGATGTTGACTGTGTACCGGAATTATAGATAAAGCCAATCCGTTTTTGCTTACTTGACCACTACCTAAATGAATACTATAATCGCCAAGAGTTCCTTTTATAAAAATATGTCGCTCTTTTACAGTACTATTTTTAAGCTTAAATAATTGCGCTGATGCTTGAGCTAATGCACCACGCATTTGCATGGTACTGTGGCTGGCTTCTGGATCTACACCACCAACATGAGCAACACTAACAACAAGGTCGATGTCTCGCATGATTTCGCTAAAAATTACTGATGGAATCTCTGTTAACGGAATTGTTTTATAAGTATCTATAGAGTGAAAACGAATGTCTTCTAGTGTTGGAGCTTCACTGTCTGATGGTGAAAACCAATCTGCCATAGCATACATTGTGGCTATAAAACCGTGTTTATGATATACTTTTTGCAAACCATCTTCCATGCTAACTGTCCAACCACGACCACGTAATAATGCTACCGTTTTTTTAGGTTGAATTTGGTGTCCTTGGTAACGCTCTGAATGATTATTAAGTTCACGCTCATTATCTGTAATTAAATATAATTCTCTAAACACTTGCTTAAACGGTTGTGTTATACGCTCTGCAAACAAATACTTTTGATATAAATCCCATGTAACGTCTTGATATAAATGTGAAGCATGTGCGATAAGTAAAATATCATCTTGTTCTAATTGGTAAGAGGCTCCAGTGGCATTGGTTAAAAAGCCGTTATTATAAAAACCTGAAACTTCCTTTTCTGGAATACATAATATTAGATTTTGCAACATGGCTTTAACAATAGGATGTTGCATTAAATTATGAATTTCGGGAGCTGTAAATTCATCTTCATTTACCATCGCATTTTCAAGCGATAAGCGTGTGCGACTGTATTGTTTAGACAAGTAGTTTTTGTTTTCTTTTAAGGTAATAACCTGCTTGTCTTTACGCAATTTAGCAGGAATATTTTTTAAAGTTTTACCAGCTTTAGTCACTATAATATTTGCTTTTCCAAGTGCTGTAATTGTGAGTTTTAAAGTGGTATTATCTATAGCAACTGTAGCATTCTCCATGATGGCTTGCGTGGCTTTGGCTTCCATTGCCCAGCTAAAACGTACGCGATCTTTATAACCTGCATTTCGTGACAAATTATCTAAAGCGATATCTACTGCTATAGCTTCACTTTCTTGTCGTTGTGCACCAAACTGTTTGCTTTCTTTTAAAAAGGTTTGTAATAGGTTGTAACGTTTTAATAAATCTTTTTGTGGTACAGTTTTACTTAATGGTATTAGTCCTAAAGCACGCACGTAATCTTTATCGCGTTTGTCTTTAATTTTTTTTAAGGTTTCTGTTATTTTAACTTCACCTAGCATTACACTAGAATACAGTTTTACTTGCCTGTGGCCATTACCATCTGTTATATATTTGGCAGCATCATGAAGTAGTTTCCAGTTCGCTTTTCCTAAGTTTTTATAAACTTTATTAAACCAGTCTATATCTATTGCTCCCAATGCAAAATCACTTTTTGGTATATTAGAATAGCGAGAAATAATGGTTTCTTTTTCGCTATTCATATAATCTGATGCATGTGCCTGGAACCACCATACAGCATTTTCTAAGTTATCTATTTTTAAATAATCTCCAACAACACCAGCCCATTGTGTGGCATAACAAGCGAGCTCGATAAGACGTTTTTTACTAACTTTTGAAGTGTTTGCAAGTGTAGCAAAATCTATATAAGACTCTGTGTCTTTAAAGGTTGTTTTTTTTAGTAGAGCACTAAATTTAGATTTTTTACTATCACCATAATAACTATAACCGCGTTCGAAATTGTCTTTACCTAAGCGTTCTAAAATTCTAAATACATAACTAACACCTTCTACTTTATGTATACTATT from Lacinutrix sp. 5H-3-7-4 includes the following:
- a CDS encoding endonuclease V, which produces MILAFDTYYYDGKAKTIAVSFNDWEDEVPIQIYTDIIEGVADYQPGSFYKRELPCILSALKQVNLETVDLIIVDGYVILEEKHLGLGGYLYQALKGEIPVVGIAKSEFVSKTSVFKKVFRGESKKPLYVTSIGIDKDTICNAIERMHGNYRIPTLLQIVDTKTKENTNK